In the genome of Microbacterium endophyticum, one region contains:
- a CDS encoding Pls/PosA family non-ribosomal peptide synthetase, whose protein sequence is MPHLPDVAQPLLDAASLAPRSRTLIDVLRATAAQFPEASALDDGSGALSYRELLAHVNRTAARLHEAGVRRGDRVGVRVASGSKELYISILGVLAAGAAYVPVDADDPDERARLVFGEAAVTGIIVGSGEYVSSDHETDSAAEPLFSGDAPHPATTSTATVPSPEPSDDAWIIFTSGSTGVPKGVAVTHRSAAAFVDAEAGLFLRDAPLCAGDRVLAGLSVAFDASCEEMWLAWRNGACLVPAPRALVRSGEDLAPWLLRQGITAVSTVPTLAAMWPSSAIENVRLLIFGGEACPPELAARLVADGREVWNTYGPTEATVVACAALLDGTVPVRIGLPLDGWSLAVVNTAGEPVAEGETGELIIGGVGLARYLDPAKDAEKYAPMPTLGWDRAYRSGDLVRYDTEGLVFQGRADDQVKVGGRRIELGEVESALQDLPGVAAATVAVRTTDAGVSVLVGYLVADNPAAGFDTSSARMTLSERLPAAIVPLLALVEELPVRTSGKVDRAALPWPLPGIDTPVAGLTPGEAWLAEQWQAVLGVPVPGPKADFFDLGGGSLAAAQLVSRIRQRVPEFAVADIYDVPRLGAMAKALGPLVSDDDVHFHEPLPTPRRMQWLQTLLGIPLFVLTGIRWLLYILTASALLQPFGGFDVLPTVPWPALVLGLLVFATPFGKMAIAAGAARVLLRGVAPGDYPRGGGVHLRLWLAEQLADQIDAVGLAGAPWISYYARALGARIGRNVDLHTLPPITGMLRIGDGASIEPEVDLSGYWIDGDLVRIGEVRIGAEATVGARSTLAPGTRIGQRAEIAPGSAVFGRVRADQSWAGSPAIRVGGTSRGWPGEHAPATHRWLWAYAASAIGLALLPVIAFACGAAVLALGMRGADSLAEAALAAAIWLVPATLLTGLVFAAVVVLLVRLLSLGLREGITPVRSRIGWQAWSIERLLDASRVLLFPLYSSLFTPVWLRMLGASVGRDVEASTVLLLPSMTRIDDGAFLADDTMVATYEMRGGWVRIGQVRIGKRAFLGNSGMAAPGHRVPKDGLVAVLSSAPFKAKAGSSWLGSPAVRLRRVSATGDQTRTYQPTGALRAARTLWELCRIVPVIVTYALGLAVLFTFAALVSAWGIGWAIALSGIVMLIAGAVAAAISAAAKWAIVGPIRAGSHPLWSSFVWRTEVADTFTEMVAAPWFARSAAGTPALAVWLRALGANIGRGVWCDSYWLPEPDLVTLGAGSTVNRGCVVQTHLFHDRIMSMDTVELAPGATLGPHSVILPAAVIGAHATVGPASLVMRGETVPVGSRWSGNPIGPWRAVKARAYQSTS, encoded by the coding sequence ATGCCCCACCTTCCCGACGTGGCGCAGCCTCTTTTGGATGCTGCTTCCCTCGCGCCCAGGTCCCGTACTCTCATCGACGTTCTCCGTGCCACTGCGGCCCAGTTTCCCGAGGCATCCGCTCTCGACGACGGGTCTGGCGCGCTGAGTTACCGCGAGCTGCTGGCGCACGTCAACCGGACAGCTGCACGCCTGCACGAGGCAGGCGTCCGGCGCGGCGACCGCGTGGGAGTGCGGGTGGCATCGGGTTCGAAGGAGCTCTACATCTCGATTCTCGGCGTTCTCGCCGCGGGCGCCGCATACGTTCCCGTCGATGCTGATGATCCCGACGAACGTGCACGACTTGTCTTCGGTGAGGCCGCCGTAACGGGCATCATCGTCGGTTCGGGGGAGTACGTCTCCTCTGACCACGAGACTGACTCTGCAGCAGAACCTCTCTTTTCCGGAGATGCGCCACACCCCGCAACGACGTCCACTGCGACGGTCCCCTCACCGGAGCCGAGCGACGACGCGTGGATCATCTTCACCTCCGGTTCAACGGGTGTACCCAAAGGTGTCGCTGTGACCCACCGCTCAGCGGCGGCATTCGTCGATGCCGAGGCCGGGCTCTTCTTACGCGATGCACCCCTTTGTGCTGGTGACCGAGTGTTGGCCGGACTCTCTGTCGCGTTCGATGCGTCGTGCGAAGAAATGTGGCTCGCGTGGCGAAATGGTGCGTGCCTGGTGCCCGCGCCGCGTGCACTCGTGCGCTCCGGTGAAGACCTCGCGCCATGGCTGCTGCGGCAGGGCATCACCGCGGTGTCCACAGTGCCGACGCTCGCGGCAATGTGGCCCTCGAGTGCGATCGAAAACGTGCGACTGCTTATTTTCGGCGGCGAGGCGTGCCCGCCGGAACTAGCGGCCCGACTCGTTGCGGACGGGCGTGAAGTGTGGAACACCTACGGTCCGACCGAAGCGACAGTCGTCGCATGCGCGGCCCTCCTCGATGGCACAGTGCCGGTGCGCATCGGACTCCCGCTCGATGGCTGGAGTCTGGCAGTCGTGAACACCGCAGGCGAGCCAGTAGCCGAAGGTGAGACGGGCGAATTGATCATCGGTGGGGTGGGGCTTGCCCGCTACCTCGACCCCGCCAAAGACGCCGAGAAATACGCCCCGATGCCAACTCTCGGGTGGGACCGTGCCTACCGTTCCGGCGATCTCGTGCGCTACGACACCGAAGGCCTCGTCTTCCAGGGGCGTGCAGACGATCAGGTAAAGGTGGGCGGGCGGCGCATCGAACTCGGTGAAGTCGAGTCCGCGCTCCAAGACCTGCCTGGCGTTGCTGCCGCGACAGTAGCTGTGCGCACCACGGATGCCGGTGTCTCGGTGCTTGTCGGGTATCTCGTTGCCGACAACCCCGCTGCCGGATTCGACACCTCTTCCGCACGGATGACGCTGTCGGAGCGCCTTCCTGCGGCAATCGTGCCGCTGCTCGCCCTCGTCGAGGAGTTGCCGGTGCGGACGTCGGGAAAAGTGGATCGCGCAGCGCTCCCGTGGCCGCTTCCCGGCATCGATACTCCCGTCGCGGGCCTCACACCCGGCGAAGCATGGCTGGCTGAGCAGTGGCAGGCCGTCTTGGGTGTGCCCGTTCCGGGGCCGAAGGCCGACTTCTTCGATCTCGGCGGTGGGTCACTTGCTGCGGCGCAGCTCGTGTCGCGCATCCGTCAGCGCGTGCCGGAGTTCGCTGTCGCCGACATCTATGACGTACCCCGGCTGGGAGCGATGGCCAAAGCCCTCGGTCCACTCGTCTCCGACGATGACGTGCACTTTCACGAGCCGCTTCCGACTCCGCGGCGGATGCAGTGGCTCCAGACGCTCTTGGGAATTCCGTTGTTTGTGCTCACCGGCATCCGCTGGTTGTTGTACATCTTGACCGCGTCTGCGCTTCTCCAGCCTTTCGGCGGATTCGACGTGCTGCCTACCGTGCCGTGGCCGGCACTGGTCCTGGGGCTCCTCGTGTTCGCCACCCCCTTCGGCAAGATGGCGATCGCTGCCGGTGCCGCGCGCGTGCTGCTGCGCGGCGTGGCCCCCGGCGACTATCCGCGCGGCGGGGGAGTTCACCTGCGGCTCTGGCTCGCCGAGCAGTTAGCCGATCAGATTGATGCCGTCGGCCTTGCCGGCGCGCCGTGGATCAGTTACTACGCTCGCGCATTGGGCGCCCGCATCGGTCGAAACGTCGATTTGCACACTCTGCCGCCCATTACGGGAATGCTCCGCATCGGTGATGGCGCCTCGATCGAGCCCGAGGTGGACCTGTCGGGGTACTGGATCGACGGTGACCTCGTGCGCATCGGCGAAGTGCGCATCGGAGCCGAGGCAACGGTGGGTGCACGCAGCACTCTCGCCCCGGGCACCCGCATCGGGCAGCGCGCAGAAATAGCGCCAGGCTCCGCTGTTTTCGGTCGCGTTCGAGCTGACCAATCGTGGGCGGGATCCCCTGCCATCCGCGTAGGCGGCACCTCCCGCGGTTGGCCCGGCGAGCACGCACCTGCGACGCACCGCTGGCTGTGGGCATATGCCGCATCAGCCATCGGCTTGGCGTTGCTGCCCGTCATCGCCTTCGCGTGCGGTGCGGCGGTGCTCGCACTCGGTATGCGCGGTGCAGATTCGCTTGCCGAGGCAGCGCTCGCCGCAGCGATCTGGCTCGTACCGGCAACGCTTCTTACGGGTCTCGTGTTTGCTGCTGTCGTGGTCCTTCTCGTGCGATTGCTCTCACTCGGTCTTCGCGAAGGTATTACGCCGGTGCGCAGCCGCATCGGGTGGCAAGCCTGGTCGATCGAGCGCTTGCTCGATGCATCACGCGTGCTCTTGTTTCCGCTTTACTCGAGCCTGTTCACGCCAGTGTGGCTCCGGATGCTGGGAGCATCTGTCGGTCGAGATGTCGAAGCATCCACGGTCTTGCTTCTGCCGTCGATGACGCGCATCGATGACGGCGCGTTCCTCGCTGACGACACGATGGTCGCGACGTACGAAATGCGCGGGGGCTGGGTGCGCATCGGTCAGGTGCGCATCGGAAAACGCGCATTCCTGGGAAACTCGGGCATGGCTGCCCCCGGTCACCGGGTGCCAAAAGACGGGCTCGTCGCCGTGCTCTCTTCAGCGCCGTTCAAAGCGAAGGCCGGGTCGTCGTGGTTGGGTTCTCCCGCCGTGCGCCTGCGCCGTGTGTCTGCCACGGGCGACCAGACTCGTACCTATCAACCCACGGGCGCTCTGCGGGCTGCACGTACACTCTGGGAGCTATGCCGCATCGTGCCCGTCATCGTGACCTACGCGCTCGGGCTTGCGGTGCTCTTCACCTTCGCGGCGCTCGTCAGCGCCTGGGGGATCGGGTGGGCGATCGCGTTATCAGGAATTGTCATGCTGATCGCCGGAGCCGTCGCTGCCGCTATCTCAGCCGCGGCCAAGTGGGCGATCGTAGGTCCGATCCGGGCTGGCTCTCACCCGCTGTGGTCAAGCTTCGTCTGGCGCACCGAAGTCGCTGACACATTCACCGAGATGGTTGCGGCGCCGTGGTTTGCGCGCAGCGCTGCGGGAACCCCCGCGCTGGCCGTGTGGCTGCGCGCGCTCGGTGCGAATATCGGACGAGGAGTCTGGTGCGACAGCTACTGGTTACCGGAGCCCGATCTGGTCACTTTGGGAGCTGGATCAACCGTCAATCGGGGCTGCGTTGTGCAGACGCACCTGTTCCATGATCGAATCATGAGCATGGACACCGTCGAACTCGCGCCGGGGGCAACCCTCGGGCCTCACAGCGTGATCCTTCCCGCTGCTGTCATCGGTGCTCATGCAACCGTGGGACCGGCCTCGCTCGTCATGCGAGGCGAGACTGTGCCTGTCGGCTCGCGGTGGAGCGGAAACCCGATCGGGCCGTGGCGTGCCGTCAAGGCGCGGGCATACCAATCCACCTCATGA
- a CDS encoding M1 family metallopeptidase: MSEDHEGYAPQSGDPSFDVESYDLDLTYRVRTNRLEGTAMLSGVVREQTRSLSIDLIGLRVSRVRLDGEKRTKFTQGPRKLQVGAPRELRPGERFTIAIDYAGAPAPRHSRWGTIGWEELDNGALVASQPVGAPTWFPCNDRPDDRATYSLSITVDAEYAVAATGVRTDVTRKGGMVTSRFRSDVPTATYLLALQIGTYTPSPFEVPGGITGELHTAPTQRVAAARAFADVPKMLRAFTDAFGPYPQQHCTLVVTPDALEIPLESQGMAVFGSNHLAPDSERLVAHELAHQWFGNSVGIGQWNDIWLNEGFACYAEWLWFEASGRQTADASAREHYRQLRGEPQDLVIAEPGPDLMFDDRLYKRGALALHALRTLLGDTVFFDLLREWAADNRHALVDTEDFRMLVARYSPRHGGATLSAWIDQPSLPSFPRR; this comes from the coding sequence ATGAGCGAGGACCATGAAGGCTACGCGCCGCAAAGCGGCGACCCTTCGTTCGACGTGGAGTCGTACGACCTCGACCTGACCTACCGGGTTCGCACGAATCGGTTGGAAGGTACCGCAATGCTCTCGGGGGTGGTGCGAGAGCAGACGCGCTCGCTTTCGATTGACCTCATCGGTCTTCGCGTATCGCGGGTGCGTCTCGATGGTGAAAAGCGTACGAAGTTCACGCAGGGACCGCGAAAGCTTCAGGTCGGCGCGCCGCGCGAGTTGAGGCCTGGCGAGCGGTTCACCATCGCGATCGACTATGCCGGCGCTCCCGCCCCCCGACACTCGCGGTGGGGAACGATCGGCTGGGAAGAGCTCGACAACGGCGCTCTCGTGGCCAGCCAGCCGGTGGGTGCGCCCACCTGGTTTCCCTGCAACGATCGTCCAGACGACCGCGCCACCTACTCGCTGAGCATCACTGTCGATGCCGAGTACGCTGTCGCGGCGACCGGCGTTCGCACCGACGTCACTCGCAAGGGTGGCATGGTGACATCCCGATTTCGGAGTGATGTTCCCACCGCGACGTACCTGCTCGCGTTGCAAATCGGCACATACACGCCCTCGCCGTTCGAGGTGCCGGGTGGAATCACTGGCGAGCTCCACACGGCTCCAACTCAGCGAGTCGCCGCTGCCCGTGCGTTTGCCGACGTACCGAAAATGCTCCGAGCCTTCACGGATGCCTTCGGCCCCTATCCGCAGCAGCACTGCACCCTCGTCGTCACCCCCGACGCGCTGGAGATACCGCTCGAGTCGCAGGGCATGGCCGTGTTCGGGTCAAACCATTTGGCCCCCGACAGTGAGCGTCTCGTCGCGCACGAGCTTGCGCACCAGTGGTTCGGCAACAGTGTCGGCATCGGGCAGTGGAACGATATCTGGCTCAACGAAGGATTCGCGTGCTACGCGGAATGGCTGTGGTTCGAGGCATCCGGTCGGCAAACCGCGGATGCGAGCGCGCGCGAGCACTACCGTCAGCTGCGCGGTGAACCGCAAGACCTCGTTATCGCTGAGCCCGGGCCCGATCTGATGTTCGACGACCGCCTCTACAAGCGTGGTGCGCTCGCTCTCCATGCTTTGCGCACGTTGCTGGGAGACACCGTATTCTTCGATCTGCTTCGCGAGTGGGCCGCCGACAACCGCCATGCGCTCGTCGATACCGAAGACTTTCGGATGCTCGTCGCTCGCTATTCACCGCGCCACGGCGGCGCGACCCTCAGCGCCTGGATTGACCAGCCCTCGCTGCCGAGCTTCCCGCGGCGGTAA
- a CDS encoding chemotaxis protein CheY, with amino-acid sequence MRPDVRVAWGPAPDRLGRRDAAWSLLRGLVGDAAHISTGCARCGGDHGPVRISGAALRASVSYAGGLALVAVADSRSIAAIGIDAEATDDPVRSREGYARALGRTSATVTDWVRVESALKADGRGLRVDPRSVEITGNTKAWTAVIPGSTAFRGWDLSGPSGVAIALAVQARFVTAAGSSAARAGQSRR; translated from the coding sequence GTGCGCCCTGACGTTCGTGTGGCATGGGGGCCGGCACCCGATCGCCTTGGTCGGCGGGACGCCGCGTGGTCGCTGCTGCGGGGACTCGTCGGCGACGCAGCTCACATCTCGACGGGATGCGCTCGCTGTGGCGGCGATCATGGTCCGGTGCGTATTTCGGGGGCCGCGCTGCGCGCGAGCGTCTCTTACGCTGGCGGGCTTGCCCTCGTGGCAGTAGCGGACAGCCGTTCAATAGCTGCTATCGGAATCGATGCGGAAGCTACCGATGACCCGGTTCGCTCGCGCGAGGGGTATGCGAGAGCGCTGGGTCGCACATCGGCGACTGTCACTGATTGGGTGCGCGTCGAATCGGCTCTCAAAGCAGACGGTCGCGGGCTGCGCGTTGATCCGCGCAGCGTTGAGATCACCGGAAACACAAAAGCGTGGACAGCGGTTATCCCGGGATCCACGGCATTTCGGGGTTGGGATCTTTCGGGCCCATCGGGAGTCGCAATCGCTCTTGCAGTTCAAGCGCGCTTCGTTACCGCCGCGGGAAGCTCGGCAGCGAGGGCTGGTCAATCCAGGCGCTGA
- a CDS encoding NUDIX hydrolase, producing the protein MTATAVYAAGGVVWRLVDGKLRVLLVSREEYRDLSLPKGKVDPGEMLAETAVREIHEETGIRTSLGIPVGVSTYHLPSGRKKIVHYWSAHATDDAIRASDFVPNKEISALTWLSPKKALAQVSYPADVEILEAFLKFVDDGVLETFPIIALRHAKALPRESWAAIDSARPLTARGTRQAESIVGALRAFGIRRIVSSDARRCLDTVAPLAATLGIKVTATPELSQDAWEAGTADPRSVISKRVRSRKAAVLCSHRPVMPDVLNEIAMTTGTVAGSYIGAAAALDLAGFSVAHISATNPGSGIIAIETHVPKD; encoded by the coding sequence GTGACGGCTACAGCTGTATACGCGGCCGGCGGAGTGGTCTGGCGCCTCGTCGACGGCAAGTTGAGGGTGCTGCTCGTCAGTCGCGAGGAATACCGCGATCTTTCGCTACCCAAGGGCAAGGTGGACCCTGGCGAGATGCTCGCGGAGACCGCGGTCCGTGAGATCCACGAAGAAACCGGCATCCGCACATCGCTCGGAATTCCCGTGGGCGTGTCGACCTATCATCTGCCCAGCGGGCGCAAGAAGATCGTGCACTACTGGTCGGCACACGCGACCGATGATGCGATCCGCGCCTCAGACTTCGTTCCGAATAAAGAAATTTCTGCGCTGACGTGGCTGAGTCCCAAGAAGGCACTCGCTCAAGTGAGCTACCCCGCTGATGTCGAGATTTTGGAGGCGTTCCTCAAGTTCGTCGATGACGGAGTGCTCGAAACGTTCCCGATCATCGCGCTTCGACATGCGAAGGCGCTCCCCCGCGAGTCATGGGCCGCGATCGACAGTGCACGCCCGTTGACCGCACGGGGAACACGACAGGCAGAGTCGATCGTCGGTGCGCTGCGAGCATTCGGCATTCGTCGGATCGTCTCGAGCGACGCGCGCCGATGCCTTGACACTGTCGCACCGCTTGCGGCCACGCTCGGAATCAAAGTCACAGCGACGCCCGAGCTGAGCCAAGACGCGTGGGAAGCGGGCACAGCAGACCCACGCAGCGTCATCAGCAAGAGGGTACGGTCGAGAAAAGCCGCTGTGCTGTGCAGCCACCGACCCGTGATGCCCGATGTTCTCAACGAGATCGCGATGACCACTGGAACTGTCGCTGGCTCGTACATCGGGGCCGCCGCGGCACTGGACCTGGCCGGGTTCTCTGTGGCCCATATTTCGGCCACGAACCCAGGTTCCGGAATTATCGCGATTGAGACGCACGTTCCGAAGGACTGA
- a CDS encoding RNA degradosome polyphosphate kinase, which translates to MIHETLDTGLGDADDDDFDGVDESRDSELPENRYLDRELSWLAFNQRVLELAEDPHLPALERANFLAIFGSNLDEFFMVRVAGLKRRIITGLAVPTNVGRAPQDVLADISQEAHTLQLRHADAWRNLVRPALADAGIDVVRWDELSDPDRARLYDYFQTQVFPVLMPLAVDPAHPFPYISGLSLNLAIRIRNAKTGRQEFARLKVPPMLPRFVEVLREGDRVRYLPLEDLISNNLADLFPGMEILDHHAFRLTRNEDMVIEEDETENLIQALEAELMRRRFGPPIRLEIADDMDELTLKLLVDELGITTQEVYRLPAPLDLRGLFDLARIERPDLHYTPHVPTTAAAFQPGDNNERVDFFTAIRKADVLVHHPYESFATSVQAFLEQAAKDPYVLAIKQTLYRTSGDSPIVQALIDAAEAGKQVLALVEVKARFDEANNIVWARKLEKAGVHVVYGLVGLKTHCKLALVIRQEDNVLRHYSHVGTGNYNPKTSRIYEDFGLFTVDNQVGRDLTRLFNELSGYAIEKKFKRLLVAPLHLRKGLVRLIDKERTNALAGRPSGIRIKVNSMVDEQIIDALYRASQAGVPVDVWVRGICSLRPGVAGMSENITVRSILGRYLEHSRLFCFENDGDPQVYIGSADMMHRNLDRRVEALVRIVDPAQIAHLGSLFTEALSAETSSWWLGSDGKWTRHNSDAEGKPLEDLQDKTMAAIRRQRRARARAIR; encoded by the coding sequence ATGATCCACGAGACATTGGACACCGGTCTTGGTGACGCAGACGACGACGACTTCGATGGAGTCGACGAATCGCGCGACTCAGAACTGCCAGAGAACAGATATCTCGACAGAGAGCTGAGCTGGCTCGCGTTCAATCAGCGCGTGCTCGAGCTCGCTGAGGATCCTCACCTCCCGGCACTGGAGCGCGCCAACTTCCTCGCGATTTTCGGCAGCAACCTCGATGAGTTCTTCATGGTGCGTGTTGCGGGACTGAAGCGTCGAATCATCACCGGGCTTGCAGTTCCCACCAACGTTGGCCGCGCTCCGCAGGATGTGTTGGCCGACATTTCTCAAGAAGCGCACACTCTGCAACTGCGCCACGCTGATGCATGGCGAAACCTTGTGCGCCCAGCACTTGCTGATGCCGGCATCGACGTCGTGCGTTGGGACGAGCTTTCCGACCCGGATCGTGCGCGGCTCTACGACTACTTTCAGACGCAGGTTTTTCCGGTTCTGATGCCACTGGCAGTCGACCCGGCACACCCGTTCCCCTATATTTCGGGCCTCAGCCTGAACCTTGCGATCCGCATCCGCAATGCCAAGACGGGTCGCCAAGAGTTCGCGCGCCTCAAAGTGCCGCCGATGCTCCCGAGGTTCGTCGAGGTGCTTCGCGAGGGCGACCGCGTGCGGTACCTCCCCCTCGAAGATCTGATCTCCAACAATCTCGCGGATCTTTTCCCGGGGATGGAGATTCTCGATCATCACGCCTTCCGTCTCACCCGCAATGAAGACATGGTGATCGAAGAAGACGAGACCGAGAACCTGATCCAGGCCCTCGAAGCGGAGCTCATGCGTCGCCGATTCGGGCCCCCGATTCGGCTTGAGATCGCCGACGACATGGACGAACTCACGTTGAAGCTGCTCGTCGATGAGCTCGGCATCACGACGCAGGAGGTGTATCGACTTCCGGCGCCGCTCGATCTTCGCGGTCTGTTTGACCTCGCACGCATCGAACGCCCCGACCTGCACTACACACCCCACGTTCCTACAACAGCTGCAGCGTTCCAGCCGGGCGACAACAACGAGCGAGTGGACTTCTTCACCGCTATCCGCAAAGCAGATGTGCTCGTACACCACCCTTACGAGTCATTCGCAACGAGCGTGCAGGCGTTCCTCGAACAGGCGGCGAAAGACCCTTACGTTCTCGCCATCAAGCAGACGCTGTACCGCACGTCTGGCGACAGCCCCATCGTGCAGGCACTCATCGACGCTGCCGAAGCCGGCAAGCAGGTGCTCGCGCTCGTCGAGGTCAAGGCGCGTTTCGATGAGGCGAACAACATCGTGTGGGCCCGCAAGCTCGAAAAGGCCGGCGTGCACGTCGTCTACGGTCTCGTGGGTTTGAAGACTCACTGCAAGCTTGCCCTTGTCATTCGACAAGAAGACAACGTGCTGCGTCATTACAGTCACGTCGGAACGGGTAACTACAACCCGAAGACCAGCCGTATTTATGAAGACTTCGGCTTGTTTACTGTGGACAACCAGGTGGGTCGCGATCTCACCCGCCTCTTCAACGAACTCAGCGGCTATGCGATCGAGAAGAAGTTCAAACGTCTGCTCGTTGCGCCGCTGCACTTGCGAAAAGGTCTCGTTCGACTGATCGATAAGGAGCGCACGAATGCGCTGGCAGGACGCCCATCCGGCATCCGAATCAAAGTCAACTCGATGGTTGATGAGCAGATCATCGACGCCCTCTATCGCGCCAGCCAAGCAGGCGTACCAGTGGACGTGTGGGTGCGCGGCATCTGCAGTCTGCGCCCCGGTGTCGCCGGGATGAGCGAAAACATCACGGTGCGGAGCATCCTGGGTCGCTACCTCGAACACTCGCGCCTTTTCTGTTTCGAAAATGATGGCGACCCCCAGGTTTACATCGGTAGCGCCGACATGATGCACCGAAACCTCGACCGTCGTGTCGAAGCCCTTGTTCGTATCGTCGACCCGGCGCAAATCGCCCACCTCGGCTCGTTGTTCACCGAGGCGCTGAGCGCAGAAACCAGCTCATGGTGGCTGGGTTCCGATGGCAAGTGGACGCGTCATAATTCGGATGCCGAGGGCAAACCGCTCGAGGATCTCCAAGACAAGACGATGGCCGCGATTCGACGTCAGCGTCGCGCGCGGGCACGGGCTATTCGGTGA
- a CDS encoding MFS transporter, with protein MSKSDTAPPSSNEPSSERGFTSYRALPQRVGWAYLAATTFGRLPMAMVPLAILTLATSATGSIAIGGFAASAAAIGEAIGAPTSGYLADRWGQRGVLLGGVVLHVTFLVALVLTAGVGPDAITVALSGAAGLTLPQVGALSRARWMAVADGDLPAAFAFEGVVDELAYIFGPAIVGILAVTLAPQAAVIVAGILVVVFVTQFAVHRTHRLVPRRRDMRDDTETDDTAGAPAGRRFLVAVSLTGMLAMGVFFGASQTGLTAFAEEIGIPDAGALLYAVMAVGSAVTTIAMVWLPARIGLWTRWWIAGVGMSVGATLLLWAPGLGFVLAAAIFAGLFQGPLLLTIFTVTGSVVVNGRAGIAMTLAASGVVIGIAAGAAIAGVWAEQTGSRGAFALVLTASISLAVIGLAMAISSRLRERPAR; from the coding sequence ATGTCTAAAAGCGACACAGCGCCGCCATCGTCCAACGAGCCATCGTCCGAGCGGGGCTTTACCAGCTACCGAGCGCTTCCGCAGCGGGTTGGGTGGGCGTATCTCGCCGCGACCACATTCGGTCGATTGCCGATGGCGATGGTGCCACTTGCCATCCTCACTCTCGCAACATCCGCGACGGGTTCAATCGCAATCGGTGGTTTCGCCGCATCCGCCGCCGCTATTGGCGAAGCAATCGGCGCGCCCACGAGCGGCTACCTCGCAGATCGATGGGGGCAGCGAGGCGTATTGCTCGGTGGGGTCGTCCTCCACGTCACGTTCCTCGTGGCTCTGGTTCTGACAGCAGGAGTGGGCCCTGATGCGATCACTGTCGCGCTTTCCGGTGCGGCGGGACTGACGCTTCCTCAGGTTGGTGCGCTCTCGCGAGCACGTTGGATGGCCGTGGCCGATGGCGATCTTCCGGCAGCTTTTGCATTCGAGGGCGTTGTCGACGAGCTCGCGTACATTTTCGGGCCCGCGATCGTCGGCATTCTCGCGGTGACGCTCGCGCCGCAGGCAGCAGTGATCGTTGCCGGGATTCTGGTCGTCGTATTTGTGACGCAGTTCGCCGTGCACCGCACGCACCGGCTGGTGCCGCGTCGTCGCGATATGCGTGACGACACCGAGACCGACGACACCGCTGGCGCGCCAGCGGGTCGCAGATTTCTTGTCGCTGTGTCTCTTACCGGCATGCTCGCGATGGGTGTGTTCTTCGGCGCTTCACAGACTGGTCTCACCGCGTTCGCCGAAGAGATCGGCATCCCGGATGCCGGTGCGCTCCTTTATGCGGTCATGGCCGTGGGTTCGGCTGTCACAACAATCGCGATGGTGTGGTTGCCGGCGCGAATCGGACTTTGGACGCGGTGGTGGATAGCCGGCGTCGGCATGAGCGTGGGCGCGACGTTGCTGCTGTGGGCGCCCGGTCTCGGCTTTGTGCTGGCGGCAGCCATTTTCGCGGGTCTTTTTCAAGGACCGCTGTTGCTCACGATCTTCACCGTCACGGGGTCTGTCGTTGTGAACGGTCGCGCCGGAATCGCGATGACTCTTGCGGCCAGTGGCGTCGTCATCGGGATCGCAGCTGGTGCTGCGATCGCCGGCGTCTGGGCTGAGCAAACCGGATCGCGCGGAGCGTTCGCGCTCGTGCTCACCGCATCGATTTCCCTCGCGGTCATCGGGTTGGCGATGGCGATCTCATCTCGCCTGCGAGAGCGACCGGCGCGATAG
- a CDS encoding winged helix-turn-helix domain-containing protein: MAQLLVLSSAHGGGPILPALELLSHRVRQIPAEPAQLVNAPSADVIFIDARIDLVGAKSLCKILNTTGLDAPLLLVVTEGGLTAVSTDWGVDDVILVTAGPAEVDARIRLAIGRVTKEQVSSRIQTSGITIDESSYSAKVHGKPLDLTYKEFQLLHFFATHPSRVFTREQLLSEVWGYDYFGGTRTVDVHVRRLRAKLGDLEQLIGTVRNVGYRFNVYEEDQVPPRKERSDA; this comes from the coding sequence TTGGCACAGCTTCTTGTACTCAGCTCCGCACACGGGGGCGGCCCGATCCTGCCCGCGCTCGAACTCTTGAGCCACCGTGTACGACAAATCCCGGCAGAACCGGCACAGTTGGTCAATGCGCCGAGCGCGGATGTGATCTTCATCGATGCGCGTATTGACCTCGTCGGCGCGAAGTCGCTCTGCAAAATCCTCAACACGACAGGTCTCGATGCGCCGCTCCTGCTGGTTGTCACAGAAGGCGGCCTGACCGCTGTGTCGACGGACTGGGGCGTGGACGACGTCATCCTCGTCACCGCTGGCCCCGCGGAAGTGGACGCGCGTATCCGCCTCGCGATCGGACGAGTCACAAAAGAACAGGTCTCGAGCCGGATCCAGACGTCGGGCATCACGATCGATGAATCGTCGTACTCGGCCAAGGTGCACGGGAAGCCGCTCGACCTCACATACAAGGAGTTCCAGCTTCTCCACTTTTTCGCCACGCACCCCTCACGTGTCTTCACCCGCGAACAGCTGCTGAGCGAAGTCTGGGGATACGACTACTTCGGCGGCACTCGCACTGTCGACGTTCATGTGAGGCGCTTGCGCGCAAAACTCGGCGACCTCGAGCAGCTCATCGGAACAGTTCGAAACGTCGGCTACCGCTTCAACGTGTACGAAGAAGATCAGGTGCCTCCGCGCAAGGAACGCTCCGACGCGTAG